The Ahaetulla prasina isolate Xishuangbanna chromosome 4, ASM2864084v1, whole genome shotgun sequence genome has a window encoding:
- the LOC131197908 gene encoding uncharacterized protein LOC131197908 translates to MCFLPSAHAQKVFRTCKVDPCTETQLSVLSEAEQNGLDLPTACLSGCPCVCHQQNPGMVLVWVPATSRLQDAENGLASDLSSSADEGGASFQKFLGIGASPAQPSSIAAGRIPKSRRSSRSKKPLDSPPSTNGHPEGGVVLTSYRSTAEPLPLRCPPLMPKPPRRNKGGGSVSLDGELLPPAIPPKAPTKPPRSSLGPSARGVPSNTRLR, encoded by the exons atgtgttttttaccttctgcacatgcgcaaaaggtcTTCCGAACCTgtaaggtag ATCCTTGCACGGAAACCCAGCTATCGGTATTGTCGGAGGCGGAGCAAAACGGGCTGGATCTTCCCACTGCCTGTCTGTCCGGCTGCCCCTGTGTTTGCCATCAACAGAACCCGGGCATGGTTTTGGTTTGGGTTCCGGCAACGTCCCGGCTGCAGGATGCGGAGAACGGGCTGGCGTCTGACCTATCATCCTCTGCCGACGAAGGGGGAGCCTCCTTCCAAAAATTCCTGGGGATCGGTGCCTCGCCTGCCCAGCCTTCCTCCATCGCAGCGGGCAGGATCCCGAAATCTCGCCGCTCCTCCCGAAGCAAAAAGCCCCTGGACTCTCCGCCGTCCACCAACGGGCACCCCGAAGGAGGGGTCGTGCTGACCAGCTACCGTTCCACGGCTGAGCCCCTTCCCTTACGCTGCCCGCCTTTGATGCCCAAGCCGCCCCGTCGCAACAAAGGGGGCGGCTCTGTCTCCCTGGATGGCGAGCTCCTACCTCCGGCCATCCCACCCAAAGCCCCCACGAAACCGCCGCGCAGCTCCTTGGGACCCTCGGCTCGCGGAGTTCCCTCCAATACCCGCTTGAGATGA
- the LOC131197907 gene encoding rho guanine nucleotide exchange factor 15-like encodes MCHRGAVPDDLPGVKMSSLDPLPPATPPSQKPTRIIKPRPPTRPRPYLPPRPDSAKLFRVPTPPLPLEKDGRSPATEHPGCPAQPLHKLQKSGAVRKIVVHFDQTGPSEKEEGEKSIRSPPSSCQQDENEEEKATGEKENPDRLDPCTETQLSVLSEAEQNGLDLPTACLSGCPCVCHQQNPGMVLVWVPATSRLQDAENGLASDLSSSADEGGASFQKFLGIGASPAQPSSIAAGRIPKSRRSSRSKKPLDSPPSTNGHPEGGVVLTSYRSTAEPLPLRCPPLMPKPPRRNKGGGSVSLDGELLPPAIPPKAPTKPPRSSLGPSARRSSLQYPLEMNHLPGRVSPFAVGEGFLMLPPPTQPPPPPPKSQTPPPLPISQARSQMCTAPPPPSQPPPLLSHGLPPPPTQPPPPLEGSSLDDNLCQGIVCILLG; translated from the exons ATGTG CCACAGGGGAGCCGTTCCAGATGACCTTCCTGGAGTGAAGATGTCCTCCTTAGACCCCCTGCCTCCCGCCACGCCTCCCTCTCAGAAACCCACGCGCATTATCAAGCCTCGTCCGCCCACTAGGCCACGTCCGTACCTACCCCCCAGACCGGATTCAGCCAAGCTGTTCCGGGTCCCTACCCCTCCTTTGCCGCTGGAGAAGGACGGGCGCTCTCCAGCCACCGAACACCCGGGCTGCCCAGCTCAGCCCTTGCACAAGCTGCAGAAATCGGGCGCCGTTCGTAAGATTGTGGTACACTTTGATCAAACGGGCCCTTCGGAGAAAGAGGAAGGTGAAAAAAGTATCCGATCGCCGCCTTCCAGCTGCCAGCAGGATGAGAATGAGGAAGAAAAAGCCACGGGAGAAAAAGAGAACCCGGATCGGTTGG ATCCTTGCACGGAAACCCAGCTATCGGTATTGTCGGAGGCGGAGCAAAACGGGCTGGATCTTCCCACTGCCTGTCTGTCCGGCTGCCCCTGTGTTTGCCATCAACAGAACCCGGGCATGGTTTTGGTTTGGGTTCCGGCAACGTCCCGGCTGCAGGATGCGGAGAACGGGCTGGCGTCTGACCTATCATCCTCTGCCGACGAAGGGGGAGCCTCCTTCCAAAAATTCCTGGGGATCGGTGCCTCGCCTGCCCAGCCTTCCTCCATCGCAGCGGGCAGGATCCCGAAATCTCGCCGCTCCTCCCGAAGCAAAAAGCCCCTGGACTCTCCGCCGTCCACCAACGGGCACCCCGAAGGAGGGGTCGTGCTGACCAGCTACCGTTCCACGGCTGAGCCCCTTCCCTTACGCTGCCCGCCTTTGATGCCCAAGCCGCCCCGTCGCAACAAAGGGGGCGGCTCTGTCTCCCTGGATGGCGAGCTCCTACCTCCGGCCATCCCACCCAAAGCCCCCACGAAACCGCCGCGCAGCTCCTTGGGACCCTCGGCTCGCCGGAGTTCCCTCCAATACCCGCTTGAGATGAACCACCTTCCTGGCCGGGTCTCTCCGTTTGCTGTTGGGGAAGGTTTTCTCATgttgcctccccccacccagccaCCCCCACCTCCCCCAAAGTCCCAGACCCCTCCACCCCTCCCCATTTCTCAGGCTCGCTCCCAGATGTGCACAGCCCCTCCTCCGCCCTCCCAGCCCCCTCCCCTGCTGTCTCATGGTCTCCCTCCTCCGCCAACTCAGCCGCCGCCGCCTCTGGAAGGTTCATCCCTGGATGACAACCTTTGTCAAGGTATTGTTTGCATCCTCTTGGGGTAA